Proteins co-encoded in one Papaver somniferum cultivar HN1 chromosome 5, ASM357369v1, whole genome shotgun sequence genomic window:
- the LOC113284461 gene encoding uncharacterized protein LOC113284461 isoform X1, whose translation MGCLVSTPQDTAGGNRKRQGNVGEVAVFVPGFRIPKPVDFSQPLGDSLSKSLVERLSALRTRVVVMAAQEAPTASKSRKRTATQHGGSTVSDLQQALEDYLPVLLGLLKEGSNLQCMVHFIWVNQEDEAEETALPNAWYEVLSVLHLMAMLSLSQANMLLLPKTAADGYQPKVSEAESRRMSIDIFLRAAGYLDCALKHVFPKLSPDLRRDLPVDLAEGALRSLSLQALGQGVEIQLGMAIDSVKATLAVKRRLACEMVKYWQQAQENVMRLPLTNGWGEKHKLFVKWKHIEAKAAAYYYHGLILDEGNTEKSHGIAVAALQAAEEFLKESKKVSDTFNKSPPISRNPPLWGTMKYLSEKIPKDTSSKVRINRDLYTSEKIMETAPALPDFALALKPDDYQLPPVDPSWNDHETAKAQPVASQHTPGRM comes from the exons ATGGGATGCCTGGTATCAACACCTCAGGATACTGCCGGTGGTAATAGGAAAAGGCAAGGAAATGTTGGGGAAGTGGCAGTTTTTGTACCTGGGTTCAGGATTCCAAAGCCTGTAGATTTCTCTCAGCCACTTGGTGATAGTTTGTCAAAGAGTCTAGTGGAGCGTCTTTCTGCTCTTAGAACTCGTGTAGTTGTTATGGCTGCACAAGAAGCACCCACAGCATCAAAATCAAGAAAAAGAACAGCTACTCAACATG GAGGTTCAACAGTGTCTGATCTTCAGCAGGCTCTTGAAGATTACTTACCAGTATTATTGGGATTACTTAAAGAAG GTAGCAATCTACAATGTATGGTACACTTTATATGGGTTAATCAGGAGGACGAAGCAGAG GAAACAGCCTTACCAAATGCTTGGTATGAGGTATTGTCAGTTTTACACTTGATGGCCATGCTATCGTTATCACAAGCAAATATGCTGCTCCTTCCTAAAACAGCTGCTGATGGTTATCAGCCAAAAGTATCAGAAG CAGAAAGCAGGCGAATGTCAATAGATATTTTCTTAAGGGCGGCAGGATATTTGGATTGTGCTCTTAAGCATGTTTTCCCCAAGCTATCCCCAGATCTTAG GAGAGATCTTCCTGTAGACCTAGCAGAAGGGGCACTCCGATCACTTTCCTTACAAGCATTAGGCCAG GGTGTCGAAATTCAGCTTGGCATGGCAATTGATAGTGTTAAGGCCACACTGGCGGTGAAAAGGAGGCTTGCTTGCGAGATGGTTAAATACTGGCAACAG GCTCAAGAAAATGTAATGCGCCTACCATTAACaaatgggtggggcgaaaaacATAAGCTATTTGTCAAGTGGAAGCATATTGAAGCAAAG GCAGCAGCATATTATTACCATGGTTTAATCCTTGACGAGGGTAACACTGAGAAATCTCATGGGATTGCTGTGGCTGCTCTTCAAGCAGCAGAAGAGTTTCTCAAAGAAAGTAAGAAGGTCTCTGACACTTTTAACAAATCTCCTCCTATTTCAAG GAATCCACCTCTTTGGGGAACAATGAAGTATCTCTCTGAGAAAATCCCAAAAGACACATCAAGCAAGGTTCGGATCAACCGGGATCTCTACACTTCTGAAAA GATAATGGAGACAGCTCCAGCATTGCCAGATTTTGCGTTGGCATTGAAACCAGATGATTATCAGCTCCCACCGGTGGATCCCTCATGGAATGATCACGAGACGGCAAAGGCTCAACCTGTTGCCAGCCAGCACACCCCTGGGAGAATGTAA
- the LOC113284461 gene encoding uncharacterized protein LOC113284461 isoform X2: MGCLVSTPQDTAGGNRKRQGNVGEVAVFVPGFRIPKPVDFSQPLGDSLSKSLVERLSALRTRVVVMAAQEAPTASKSRKRTATQHGGSTVSDLQQALEDYLPVLLGLLKEGSNLQCMVHFIWVNQEDEAEETALPNAWYEVLSVLHLMAMLSLSQANMLLLPKTAADGYQPKVSEESRRMSIDIFLRAAGYLDCALKHVFPKLSPDLRRDLPVDLAEGALRSLSLQALGQGVEIQLGMAIDSVKATLAVKRRLACEMVKYWQQAQENVMRLPLTNGWGEKHKLFVKWKHIEAKAAAYYYHGLILDEGNTEKSHGIAVAALQAAEEFLKESKKVSDTFNKSPPISRNPPLWGTMKYLSEKIPKDTSSKVRINRDLYTSEKIMETAPALPDFALALKPDDYQLPPVDPSWNDHETAKAQPVASQHTPGRM, from the exons ATGGGATGCCTGGTATCAACACCTCAGGATACTGCCGGTGGTAATAGGAAAAGGCAAGGAAATGTTGGGGAAGTGGCAGTTTTTGTACCTGGGTTCAGGATTCCAAAGCCTGTAGATTTCTCTCAGCCACTTGGTGATAGTTTGTCAAAGAGTCTAGTGGAGCGTCTTTCTGCTCTTAGAACTCGTGTAGTTGTTATGGCTGCACAAGAAGCACCCACAGCATCAAAATCAAGAAAAAGAACAGCTACTCAACATG GAGGTTCAACAGTGTCTGATCTTCAGCAGGCTCTTGAAGATTACTTACCAGTATTATTGGGATTACTTAAAGAAG GTAGCAATCTACAATGTATGGTACACTTTATATGGGTTAATCAGGAGGACGAAGCAGAG GAAACAGCCTTACCAAATGCTTGGTATGAGGTATTGTCAGTTTTACACTTGATGGCCATGCTATCGTTATCACAAGCAAATATGCTGCTCCTTCCTAAAACAGCTGCTGATGGTTATCAGCCAAAAGTATCAGAAG AAAGCAGGCGAATGTCAATAGATATTTTCTTAAGGGCGGCAGGATATTTGGATTGTGCTCTTAAGCATGTTTTCCCCAAGCTATCCCCAGATCTTAG GAGAGATCTTCCTGTAGACCTAGCAGAAGGGGCACTCCGATCACTTTCCTTACAAGCATTAGGCCAG GGTGTCGAAATTCAGCTTGGCATGGCAATTGATAGTGTTAAGGCCACACTGGCGGTGAAAAGGAGGCTTGCTTGCGAGATGGTTAAATACTGGCAACAG GCTCAAGAAAATGTAATGCGCCTACCATTAACaaatgggtggggcgaaaaacATAAGCTATTTGTCAAGTGGAAGCATATTGAAGCAAAG GCAGCAGCATATTATTACCATGGTTTAATCCTTGACGAGGGTAACACTGAGAAATCTCATGGGATTGCTGTGGCTGCTCTTCAAGCAGCAGAAGAGTTTCTCAAAGAAAGTAAGAAGGTCTCTGACACTTTTAACAAATCTCCTCCTATTTCAAG GAATCCACCTCTTTGGGGAACAATGAAGTATCTCTCTGAGAAAATCCCAAAAGACACATCAAGCAAGGTTCGGATCAACCGGGATCTCTACACTTCTGAAAA GATAATGGAGACAGCTCCAGCATTGCCAGATTTTGCGTTGGCATTGAAACCAGATGATTATCAGCTCCCACCGGTGGATCCCTCATGGAATGATCACGAGACGGCAAAGGCTCAACCTGTTGCCAGCCAGCACACCCCTGGGAGAATGTAA
- the LOC113284462 gene encoding uncharacterized protein LOC113284462 yields MKAAPVAKKVKHEMEMFGDVRIDNYYWLRDDSRSNPEVISYLNEENSYVDSVMEGTKYMEDKLFAEIRGRIKEDDITAPIRKGPYYYYERTLEGREYVQYCRRLIGDNGERAATVHDTMPIGPNYPQEHVILDENVKAKEHDYYRIGAFRVSPNNKLVAYAEDTIGNEIYTVYVIDAESQALVGKPLVGVTSYLEWAGDEALAYVTMDETLRPDKVWLHKLGSDQSGDTCLYQEKDDMFSIDLQLSESKRFLFVASESKTTRFVFYFDVSKQEDALVVLTPRLNGIDTSVSHRGSHFFIKRRSDEIYNSELLVCPIDNTSATTLILSHRESVKIQDIQLFVDNLVVFERENGLPKVTVYGLPAEGQPIESLSGGRAVDFIDPVHSVDPSEAEFSSSILRFSYSSLKTPESVYDYDMNTGVSVLKKIDTVLGGFDKSNYVTERKWATASDGTQVPMSIVYNKVLVKLDGTDPLLLYGYGSYEVCIDPYFKASRLSLLDRGFIYVIAHIRGGGEMGRQWYENGKFLKKMNTFTDFIACAEYLIENKYCAQEKLCINGRSAGGLLMGAVLNMRPDLFKAAVAGVPFVDVVTTMLDATIPLTTSEYEEWGDPRKEEFYHYMKSYSPVDNIKAQNYPNILITAGLHDTRVLYSEPAKFVAKLREMKTDLNTLLFKCEFGAGHSSKSGRFEKLQEDAFIFTFMLKALDMIPPAPKL; encoded by the exons ATGAAAGCAGCTCCGGTAGCAAAGAAGGTTAAACATGAAATGGAAATGTTTGGAGATGTTAGAATCGACAATTATTACTGGCTTCGTGATGATTCTCGTTCTAATCCTGAGGTTATTTCTTATCTCAATGAAGAAAATTCGTATGTTGATTCCGTCATGGAAG GGACTAAATACATGGAAGATAAGCTATTTGCTGAGATAAGAGGGAGGATTAAGGAAGATGATATAACTGCTCCAATTCGGAAAGGACCTTATTATTACTATGAGAGAACATTGGAGGGGAGGGAGTATGTTCAGTATTGTAGACGTCTTATAGGCGATAATGGAGAACGAGCTGCTACTGTGCATGATACAATGCCGATAGGACCTAACTATCCTCAAGAGCATGTTATCCTGGATGAAAATGTCAAGGCCAAGGAGCATGATTACTATAGGATTGGAGCTTTCAGA GTTAGTCCGAATAATAAGTTGGTAGCGTATGCAGAAGACACTATAGGAAATGAGATTTATACTGTTTATGTCATTGACGCAGAGTCTCAAGCTCTAGTTGGGAAGCCATTGGTTGGTGTCACATCGTACCTCGAATGGGCTGGTGATGAGGCGCTAGCTTATGTTACAATGGACGAGACCCTTCGGCCAGACAAG GTTTGGCTACATAAGCTGGGCTCTGACCAATCTGGCGATACTTGTCTTTATCAAGAAAAGGATGATATGTTCTCTATTGATCTTCAACTTTCTGAGAGCAAGAGATTTTTGTTTGTTGCATCTGAAAGTAAAACTACACGGTTTGTCTTCTACTTTGACGTTTCTAAGCAAGAAGATGCGCTTGTTGTTTTGACACCTCGTTTGAATGGCATCGACACATCAGTCAGCCATCGTGGAAGTCATTTCTTCATTAAGAGAAGAAGCGATGAGATTTACAATTCAGAGTTACTTGTGTGCCCAATAGATAATACATCTGCGACAACATTGATACTTTCTCACAGGGAAAG TGTGAAGATTCAAGACATACAACTTTTTGTAGACAATCTCGTTGTATTTGAGCGTGAAAATGGTTTGCCTAAAGTGACTGTTTATGGACTTCCTGCCGAAGGGCAACCAATTGAATCCCTATCTGGAGGTCGAGCTGTTGATTTTATAGATCCTGTCCACTCTGTGGATCCTTCTGAGGCAGAATTTAGTTCAAGCATTTTAAGATTTTCATACAGTTCACTGAAGACACCTGAATCTGTATATGATTATGATATGAACACTGGCGTGTCTGTGTTGAAGAAGATTGATACT GTTTTAGGAGGTTTTGACAAATCAAATTATGTCACGGAAAGAAAATGGGCAACTGCTTCAGATGGCACTCAAGTTCCTATGTCAATCGTTTATAATAAGGTTCTTGTGAAGCTTGATGGGACTGATCCTTTACTCCTATATGGCTATGGATCATATGAG GTGTGCATAGATCCATATTTCAAGGCATCAAGGCTGTCTTTGTTAGACAGAGGGTTCATTTATGTTATAGCTCATATTCGTGGAGGAGGTGAAATGGGAAGGCAGTGGTATGAAAATGGAAAATTCCTAAAGAAGATGAACACTTTTACCGATTTTATTGCTTGTGCCGAGTATCTAATAGAGAACAAGTACTGCGCCCAAGAAAAGCTGTGCATCAACGGAAGGAGTGCTGGAGGTTTGCTTATGGGTGCTGTTCTCAATATGCGTCCTGATTTGTTCAAGGCAGCGGTAGCCGGAGTTCCATTTGTAGACGTTGTGACGACAATGCTAGATGCAACTATTCCTCTTACAACTTCAGAATATGAG GAATGGGGTGATCCTCGTAAAGAAGAATTTTACCACTACATGAAATCTTATTCTCCTGTGGATAAT ATCAAGGCACAAAATTACCCTAACATTCTCATTACTGCCGGTCTACATG ATACCAGAGTTTTGTATTCTGAACCAGCCAAGTTTGTGGCGAAGTTAAGGGAAATGAAAACGGATCTTAACACACTGCTATTCAAGTGTGAATTCGGTGCTGGACACTCCTCAAAATCGGGAAG GTTTGAGAAGCTCCAAGAAGACGCGTTTATCTTTACTTTCATGCTCAAGGCATTAGACATGATTCCTCCTGCACCAAAGCTCTAG
- the LOC113284463 gene encoding uncharacterized protein LOC113284463, producing the protein MRLAMFNEHVELKLFTLAETRFASSIIMLQRFKDVKQGLRNLVICNQWSSYKDDDPNQALFIKEKLLDDDWWNTLQYVIDFTKPIIEMLRLCDTDEPCLHLVYERWDRMIDEVKSIIHRHEGLQEYDISPFHMVVDGILTDRWSKSSTPLHSLAHSLNPRYYSRQWLDERPGRVPPHRDLLIAGQRLKCFERYYDADELREVNIEYAKFSSCREEFANANTINDRWSMNPYVWWVTYGVYAPLLQQKALMLLGQPCSSSCSERNWSTYSFINSVKRNKITPQRGEDLVFVHTNLRLLSRRSPEYLLGDTRMWDIGGDSFDTMEGTVGVLEVADLSLNEPEMERMILDDNEANVEELYPLV; encoded by the exons atgagattagccatGTTTAATGAACATGTGGAGTTAAAATTATTCACACTTGCAGAGACACGTTTTGCCTCTAGTATTATAATGCTTCAAAGATTTAAAGATGTGAAGCAAGGACTCCGTAACTTGGTAATTTGCAATCAATGGTCATCATATAAAGATGATGATCCTAATCAAGCATTGTTTATAAAAGAGAAGTTGTTGGATGATGATTGGTGGAACACTTTGCAGTAtgttattgattttacaaaacctATCATAGAAATGCTTAGATTATGCGACACAGACGAGCCTTGTCTTCACTTGGTTTATGAAAGGTGGGATCGAATGATAGATGAGGTAAAGAGCATTATACATCGCCACGAGGGCTTACAAGAATATGATATTTCACCATTTCATATGGTGGTGGACGGGATTTTAACAGATCGTTGGAGTAAAAGTAGCACACCGCTTCACTCTTTGGCACATTCATTGAACCCAAG gtaTTATAGTCGTCAGTGGCTTGATGAACGTCCAGGGCGTGTTCCACCACATAGAGATCTTTTGATTGCAGGTCAAAGATTGAAGTGTTTCGAGAGGTATTACGATGCGGATGAGTTAAGAGAAGTTAACATTGAGTATGCTAAGTTTTCATCTTGCCGTGAAGAATTTGCAAATGCAAATACCATAAATGATAGATGGAGTATGAATCCTTATGTGTGGTGGGTTACTTATGGGGTGTATGCTCCTTTACTTCAGCAAAAAGCACTCATGTtgcttggccaaccttgttcatcttcttgTAGTGAGAGAAACTGGAGTACGTATAGTTTCATAAATTCTGTGAAGAGAAATAAAATTACTCCACAAAGAGGTGAAGATTTGGTATTTGTTCATACTAATCTTCGTCTCTTATCAAGACGAAGCCCAGAATACTTGCTAGGGGATACAAGAATGTGGGACATTGGAGGTGATTCTTTTGATACTATGGAGGGTACTGTTGGTGTACTTGAAGTTGCTGATCTTTCTCTTAATGAGCCAGAGATGGAACGCATGATATTGGATGATAATGAAGCTAATGTGGAGGAGCTATACCCCCTGGTTTGA
- the LOC113284464 gene encoding SUN domain-containing protein 2-like, producing the protein MSTSSNPIDPNPASRRRTTVVTEKRSSNFEMAAEGGTSIVSEQIRKAGETTSIGGDRDRNVSSSSLKKGGLVKKKTVLVTKRVPLWKTVISVLAKNFILILVLLGLVQMIRKLVFKDGAGVGDGGIVGITEFEGRIAEVEAFLKTTTKMMQVQVEIMDKKVESEISGLRREIGKKIDEKGSLYESELMKLGVKTDELEKGFGELKEKGFFTKQDFDNFLEEFEKGKGDGKGKEGNEWSLDDIRGLAKEIVEKEIEKHAADGLGMVDYALGSGGGIVLDHSEPFIYKKGLAWIPFKKQFGIQKDAQIILKPSFGEPGQCFPLQGKSGYVIIKLRTGIIPEAVTVEHVSKSVAYDRASAPKDCRVSGWYQKIGTIGTGAGDADLSHQGENMYTLSEFAYDLDKSNAQTFKVESGEKQVVNMVRFDFFSNHGASHTCIYRLRVHGHVPVSAVKSEL; encoded by the exons ATGTCTACATCGTCAAACCCAATCGATCCAAATCCCGCATCAAGGAGGAGAACAACAGTAGTTACAGAGAAGAGATCATCCAATTTCGAAATGGCAGCAGAAGGAGGAACTTCAATTGTATCTGAACAGATCAGAAAAGCAGGAGAAACCACTTCAATCGGTGGAGATAGAGATAGAAATGTATCATCATCTTCTTTGAAGAAAGGGGgtttagtgaagaagaagacaGTCTTGGTTACAAAGAGAGTACCTTTATGGAAGACAGTGATCAGTGTATTAGCCAAGAATTTTATACTCATTCTTGTCCTTTTGGGGCTTGTTCAAATGATAAGGAAATTGGTTTTCAAGGATGGTGCTGGTGTTGGTGATGGTGGGATTGTGGGGATTACTGAGTTTGAGGGAAGGATTGCAGAAGTGGAAGCGTTTTTGAAGACAACTACTAAGATGATGCAAGTTCAAGTTGAGATTATGGATAAGAAAGTTGAGAGTGAAATTAGTGGTTTAAGGAGGGAAATTGGGAAGAAGATTGATGAGAAAGGGAGTTTGTATGAGTCTGAATTGATGAAATTGGGTGTCAAGACTGATGAATTGGAGAAAGGTTTTGGTGAATTGAAAGAGAAGGGTTTCTTTACCAAACaagattttgataattttttgGAGGAATTTGAGAAGGGGAAGGGTGATGGGAAGGGTAAGGAGGGAAATGAATGGAGTTTGGATGATATTAGAGGTTTGGCTAAAGAGATTGTTgagaaggaaattgagaaacatgCTGCTGATGGGCTTGGAATGGTTGATTATGCATTGGGTTCTGGAGGAGGGATTGTGCTTGATCATTCGGAACCTTTTATATATAAGAAGGGTTTGGCTTGGATTCCTTTTAAGAAGCAGTTTGGGATTCAGAAGGATGCACAGATTATATTGAAACCAAGTTTTGGGGAACCTGGTCAATGCTTTCCTCTGCAAGGAAAGAGTGGGTATGTGATAATTAAGCTTAGGACGGGGATCATTCCAGAGGCTGTGACTGTCGAACATGTATCTAAG AGTGTAGCCTACGACAGAGCAAGTGCTCCAAAGGACTGTCGGGTCTCTGGTTGGTATCAAAAGATTGGGACAATCGGTACCGGTGCTGGCGACGCTGATCTATCTCATCAGGGTGAGAATATGTATACGCTGTCTGAGTTTGCTTACGATCTCGACAAAAGTAATGCGCAGACCTTCAAAGTGGAGTCTGGAGAAAAGCAAGTCGTCAACATGGTCAGATTTGACTTCTTTTCAAACCATGGAGCTTCTCACACATGCATTTACCGCCTGAGGGTTCACGGCCACGTCCCTGTCTCAGCCGTGAAATCTGAACTTTGA